Proteins from one Juglans microcarpa x Juglans regia isolate MS1-56 chromosome 6S, Jm3101_v1.0, whole genome shotgun sequence genomic window:
- the LOC121237110 gene encoding inositol-tetrakisphosphate 1-kinase 1-like has translation MAEAERCRFSVGYALAPKKQSSFIRDSLLVLARSHGVDLVHIDPTRPLVDQGPLDCVLHKLYGDEWNRQLTEFRLRYPNAVIVDSPHSIERLHNRISMLQFVSELRIESPNEMFGIPKQIVIYDKETLFDRQAWESLKFPVIAKPLVADGSAKSHKMNLVFNHDGLNELKPPIVLQEFVNHGGVIFKVYVVGVYVRCVKRKSLPDISEENLGTVSESVLSFSQVSNIATNEKVDDKYYKMMHFDDTEMPPQSFLTDVADGLRRAMKLNLFNFDVIRDARFGNRYLIVDINYFPGYAKMPSYETVLTDFFLDVVNKRTEIVYSCDEDMTKIVSNTFCSDEDEIGRKVRTDSSIKF, from the coding sequence ATGGCGGAAGCTGAACGGTGCAGGTTTAGTGTAGGTTATGCTTTGGCCCCCAAGAAACAAAGCAGCTTCATCCGAGACTCCCTCCTTGTTCTTGCTAGGTCTCACGGCGTCGATCTTGTCCACATCGACCCCACCCGCCCCCTCGTCGATCAGGGCCCCTTGGACTGCGTGCTCCACAAGCTGTACGGAGATGAATGGAATCGGCAGCTCACAGAGTTCCGCCTCCGTTACCCTAATGCGGTCATCGTCGACTCCCCCCACTCCATTGAGCGCCTCCACAACCGAATCTCCATGCTACAGTTCGTTTCGGAGCTTAGAATCGAGTCCCCGAACGAGATGTTCGGTATCCCCAAGCAAATCGTCATCTACGACAAGGAAACCCTCTTCGATCGGCAAGCCTGGGAGAGCCTTAAGTTCCCTGTAATCGCGAAGCCCTTGGTTGCCGACGGCAGCGCCAAATCGCACAAAATGAACTTGGTGTTCAACCACGATGGTCTCAACGAGCTCAAGCCCCCGATTGTCCTCCAAGAATTCGTGAACCACGGCGGGGTTATCTTCAAGGTCTACGTCGTCGGCGTGTACGTCAGGTGCGTGAAACGCAAGTCGTTGCCGGACATCTCGGAAGAGAATTTGGGTACTGTCTCTGAAAGCGTATTGTCGTTTTCGCAGGTATCGAATATCGCTACCAACGAAAAGGTCGACGACAAATACTACAAGATGATGCATTTTGACGACACCGAAATGCCGCCGCAGAGTTTTCTCACTGATGTCGCCGACGGGTTGCGGCGCGCCATGAAATTGAACCTGTTTAACTTCGACGTCATTCGGGACGCGAGGTTTGGGAATCGCTACCTTATAGTTGATATCAATTACTTTCCCGGATATGCGAAAATGCCGTCTTACGAGACCGTATTAACGGATTTTTTCTTGGATGTGGTTAATAAGAGAACGGAGATAGTGTATAGTTGTGACGAAGATATGACAAAGATCGTCAGCAATACTTTTTGCAGTGATGAAGATGAAATTGGCCGGAAAGTTCGGACGGATAGTTCGATTAAATTCTGA